GTACATATTCATCTGATTcgaccacaaccacaaccacgACGAAAAGTTCTTCGACGTCTAGTCACTCGACAACTGGCACGAACGGTCGATCAGATAGCTCGGAGAGTGACATCGATGACGAATGCCGTAAGCCAATAAGCTAAGGAGTTTATGAGTCGAACAAATATGTGAAAGTTTCTCTTGTTGTAGGATCTCCGAGATTAGATCGGAAACGAAAGAATGGGACGAAAAAACGCAACCCTAGCAGCAACGATCGATCTCCAAACCAAAATTCTGACTCTACAGAAAATAATGAAGATTTAGCTTATCTCGACACATTACCAGAGGTACGTAACAAATGCGTCATCCTAGAGTACCGTGCAGAATGCTGCAATATAGTTTTGTTCGTATCGTATCTTTCAGCATGTGAAGCTTGTCGAAGTAACGTCCAACATCTGGGGAACGAAGTTTAAGATACATGGACTAGCCAAAACTCTGCCGGCTAATCTCGGGCAGGTCACATACAAAACTTCGCTACTACATCTCCAGCCTCGCCAGATGAAGCTAGTCATCACCGAGCTGCGCGATGACTTCCCCACCGGTCCGGATCCCAACTTTAATCCGAACATTTTTTCCGAAGACGAGGAagatcagcagcatcagcaacagctgcaacaacatcagcatcatcaacagcaCACACATCAATTGCAACATCACTCACAACACCATTCCAATGGAACACACGGCCAATCGTTAGGCACGTCCTCTAGAGAtagttccggttccggtgctATTAGCCGAAAATTGCTGAACGAAAGTGCGCCTCCAATTGCGCCGATGTCTCCACGTCCGAATCGCTTTCCTTCGCGGCCTCGCCGGCAACAGCATCAACCATCTGCATTGGCCGGATGTTCATCGGCAAGCGGAGGACTCTCTCGCAATGGAGTCCCGGGGTTGGGTCCACTTGCACGTGCCGAATCGTACGAGGACGATACGGATGGGGCAGAATCATCCGTTGTAGTCGTTAGCGATCTTCACAGTGCAGCCGCACGAACTCCTCCGCGGCAAAGCATTGGGTACAGTCTCGTTAGTCGGCCATCATCCGCCTCCAGCAATCAATCACGCGTTGCCATCAGTCCACTGTACTGTGAGGGTTCCGTGCCAACGCTTCAGTCGCCCAAGAACGCTGTTGCACCGAGTGATATTATTTTCGATCGCCCACCAGCAGGACAGACGACGCTTATGAGCTATTCAAGCAATAACGACTACATTGGTAGCTTGGTGCAGGTGAAGAGTGCCCTTGTGTCATCCGATCACCATCATGGACGTGGCACAGTGAATACGACAATGCCATTAAACTTAAATCTCAACCTTGATCGTGCGGATACAAACCGCGCGATGTGCACGAACGGTAGCAGTGGGAAAGACACACAACTAGTCAATGCCCGATgtacaccgaaaaagcaaaacCTCAAATTCATCGATGAAGAATCGACGCCCAGTACATCGGCTACTGTTGTCGTTCCGAATGCGATACAGGCTCCTTCTACCACTAATGTAGCTTCTTCCGCTGCACCGCCAACCGCTGTAGATACGAACGGACTAGAGACACCCATGTCGGAAACGATAGGCGGTATGCACCGGACTCCTACCGTTGCCTCGATGATGCCTTTCATCCCTGTGGCTTCTTCCGGAGCTACGTCTACCCGTATTCCCGACTCAATTACGCGTAGCTGCAGTGTCGGATATCTGGACAACATGACGATTGTACCGGGCGAGGAGGCACTCTCAATGATGCGACGTGATGCACCTTATAAGCGACTCGTACTAGTCGATAAGAAGCGacagaaaaaatacaaacgcAACTTAGACGAGCTGCGCCAAGCGACCAGATTACGGGTGGACGCAAAATCCAAAAGCCTTGACTCCTGCTCGGACATTCTACAGGATGTACCCAACCTAAACCGAGATCTTATCAACCTGTTTCGCCAGATGCCGAAGGTGAACGAACTATCCGAAAATGAAACCGAATATTCTTCGTCCGATCAACTGATTGCTGGTGGGAAGAGTTGTTTAAAGGAGGTTAGCGGTATACTCGCACGGAAAGGTGCACCGATGAAGTTTGGCCCGGGGGTATCCGGCCAGGGTGGATCGAAAACTCCAGTACTGAATCGTAAAGAAAGGCCAAAAAGTTGCTCCATTTGCAAGCAGATCTCTCCAACGGTTAACTCCACCGAACCCATTTGTGTCAAGTGTCGAAAAGGTGGTGTCGTTCAGGATATGCCGGCTGATGACTGTAGAAAAGAACCTTCGGTGAGTGTACCGAGTACAACCTCGTCGACTGATTCGCAGGTGATTGCAAACGGCCATGATACGGTGAGCGCCGGAAAGCCACCGCAGGCACCACCCAAAGCTAAACGTACCACTCTTGGTCAGTATATCCGATCCGCTTGTAGTAATCACTACGGAGATCACTCGAACGGGAAAGACTCCAACGGTGCAGTTACGTCCTCGGGGAAAGGTGGCGGATTTTTCGATCGTAAATCATCATCCACCCATCAGCAACAGAACCTGCAACAGTCACAGGTAGCAAGTAGCGAATGTCCGGCAGGTATTCCGGACCCATCCGCAGCACCAGCTCCGTCCAATAGCACACCTTCCCGTTCGGTGGCCCGGATCGTAACGAGCTTCACCGATAGTCCACTGTTTTCACGGCGCAACCGACAAGCCAAAGCACTGGAAAGCGGAGCAGACTCCAGTAAACCACCGAGCGAATCCAGCACACCGATTCTGCTGCGATGGAACGCAAACCGCCACAACAAGCACGGTAAAGCAGACTCTGTCGATTCGCCGAAGAAGCATCGTCGCAACGGAAGTTGCCCGGGACCGAGTAACGAGCCGTCGATAGATGGCGGTGAATCATCCGCTGGGATGGCCTCCGCATCGTCACAAACGGAAGATCCACGACCGAGTGGATCGGGACATAGTGGACCGACCGGGCTTATAAGTAGATGGCGCGATATGGAGGACGGTGGTCGTCAGTCTACACCACCTGCATCACCAGCCCGGCTTGCGCGAAGTTCTCCGGCATCGCCAACACcaagcaaaaaaagcaaacggcaTCAGAGTGCTTCACCCATAAGGCACATTCTGAACTCTCCGTTGCTAAATCGGAGGCAGCGGAAAAAGCAGCACACCGAAAGCTCAGACGATgagaatggtggtggtggtagccaCAATCACAGCAGCCCTAGTAACCACACGGATGACAGCAGTGGCAGTACAAGCGCGAAACAGTACCGAGACCTTGAAACGTTCCAGAAGGCACAGCTACGACAGAAGGTTAGTAGCAGTAAGTTAGTAGTAGAAGCAGTAACACGTCATCCTTGCGATTGTGATCTACCTTTTACAGCTAAAGCGTGGAAAAATCGAACCGAACGGTGTGGCCAGCTCTTCGCAATCACCCGCCCCGGTACGGCGCGAGTTTGTGATGCACAATAAGGCCCCGATGTGGAATGAGAACAGTCAAGTCTATCAGCTAGATTTCGGAGGGCGCGTTACGCAGGAATCGGCGAAAAACTTTCAAATCGAATTTCGTGGTAAACAGGTACGCACACCGTGGCAAAGATCAGTTCACAGTCTCAGTCTCCTGAGAAGCGTACCAACCCAAACTCCTTCGACTAacctgttctgttttgtttacacTTTTAGGTTATGCAGTTTGGACGCATCGATGGTAACGCATATACGCTCGACTTTCAGTACCCATTCTCGGCGCTGCAAGCGTTTGCTGTCGCACTGGCCAACGTAACACAGCGACTTAAATAGTGTGCGCTTTGCTTCGTTTTGCATGCCGGCGTCCACGACCGAGTCACCAAGTACTAATCGCCTTAAAATATTGCCACTCCCCACTCACTGATGTGGTGCAGTGATGGCACCTCGCCGGCCACCAAACAAAGTGCTCTACATATCACAAACGATTGGCGCTGTGCAGGAGCGGCGTAGAGGTGTTGTAAAATTCGCGTTGTTAATAATTGCGCTTCATGCATCCGGGATAGTTCGATATGTTGCTTTAGTCATCTTTCGGTGTGAGCTTTAACCATTGTCCACCCCGTATGCTGTCGTTGTCGTTTGCTGTTGTCTTGGAGAAGTGCCGACTTCGCCCACTTGACTAGCCTCAACTCCCATTTTCATGTCACCTCATTACTCATTCGCCAATTGTTACTCCATGTCGATCATTTTCATCGTATCACATATCATTAACATTAGTGTAATGcataagcaaaaacaaaacatcatcgTAAGACGGTCGAGTTTGAGAAGAATGGTCATGTTCGGAAAAGTACGAACATAATACGGGATAGGATGCGAATTCTGTGTTCTTTTCTAAAGCATCTTTTGGGGATTAAGGACGCAttttaaatgaatgaaatgagGAGAAACCCATTAGGCGACGCTTTCTTGTATAGTTGGGAAATGAATTTGGACGACGAGACGAAGCTGCCGTGCAGCAAAACTGTGCAGGGTGTAATATTCCattataattattgttttaatagaAGCCACAACGCCAACCTACCTTCAGCCCAACACATGGCCATGGCGCGTAAGGTGACCACAAATTGTTAGATAACATGAAATTAGCTAAACTGAAAACATCAAACGCGTTTCCATATTGTGGGGGTTAGGTTTTATACGGCAACTGTCCAGCGAGGGAGCCGACAATTGCTTTTCGAATTCATTGCGTGCGCCAGCATTAAAGAAGTCACCGAACGTACCGGGAAAACGTCCATTGCGTGCTGTAGTCGCTCTTAGCTAATGGTTGcaatattgaaacaatttctgaCAACACTTTATTACCTTTTGTTACAGCGCTGTATTAGCTTGTGGGTTAGCCATTTCTTATCTACTCATGATCCAGCGTGTCTTCTAGTCAGGCCAGAGCCGCGAACCGCAAGAGTATTTTGTAGCGTGACAGTGAGGTTTGAGACAAATCGGCTGGTGCATTTTGTAgcgaaaaatgtaaataacgCCATTGGTGGGAATAGTAGAAGCATTACGATTTTTGTACCTTTTGTAACCGTCTTAAACGATACGACCCGGGACGTAAGACAAAACTAAACTCACACACCTAGGTTACCAAACATGAAACGAAGCAGGAACCAGTTCACCCATTTCTTTTGCCTAGTTATCAATCGGTGCGTGTACTTAAACATATTATGCGTAGTTCAATTACACAAAATCATCCATTACCATACATACTGTACGTTTGTCACCGGTGCGATGGGGTGGCCACGGGTGGCCATGTAACTATAGGAAGATTGCCCCTTTGTCCCATATTTATGTAAACTTTTTAAGACCccattgtttgctgtttgtaaATACGCGAGGAGCGCAATATCCGGTTGCTAGGATCATCTCAGTCGATCTCCATATTGGTGCAATATTATGATACACGCCTTTTACAGTCGCGTACGTTACtttctgttgctgttttcTGTGCGTTACTGTTACGTTAACGATGCTGTGGTTTAATTTTAAGCAACTGTTTTACACCATTTTATACTCTCTTGCTGCAAGCTGTACATTTTCTAGCCTCATCgctttttgctctctgttgtctctagtaaaaaaaaaacactgtacTAAGTGATTAGGAAAGTTTTATTGCGTTTAGTTCAAATTTCGCCCAAAATC
The Anopheles moucheti chromosome 2, idAnoMoucSN_F20_07, whole genome shotgun sequence genome window above contains:
- the LOC128310801 gene encoding LOW QUALITY PROTEIN: uncharacterized protein LOC128310801 (The sequence of the model RefSeq protein was modified relative to this genomic sequence to represent the inferred CDS: substituted 1 base at 1 genomic stop codon); this translates as MHLHFEKNSNTRCDCPILSLSWMGKVPDDIPEEEGWKLNRTNYYQEGWLATGNVRGIVGVTFTTSHCKKNVDYPLRTNYNLRGHRSDVILVKWNEPYQKLASCDSSGIIFVWIKYEGRWSVELINDRNTPVTHFSWSHDGRMALICYQDGFVLVGSVAGQRYWSSMLNLDATITCGIWTPDDQQVYFGTTQGQIIVMDVHGAMVSQVPLSSDVGITAMAWSCEKFKMEEGEDTEPGVTNASKRSFVLAVSFQNGYIYLLKSYDDITPSQIHTGMNGELGIVMEWSNSRELLAVAGTELGSPHVTDIHGATVYNNLLKFYTESGNLLYTAKIPNSTYPVSALTWGHNDKRIFIATGTQVHIAWVSRRVASLQLFCRLKVQTSLASEALLPRLPLPGRIKALIGNLFAQTIRCCVPDLKSLREFVSRPPACSTRLHCTMIRHDDDSNQSSGTCYTLYLEFLGGLVPLLKGKRTSKIRPEFVIFDPQVDEVSTYCTYSSDSTTTTTTTKSSSTSSHSTTGTNGRSDSSESDIDDECRKPISXGVYESNKYVKVSLVVGSPRLDRKRKNGTKKRNPSSNDRSPNQNSDSTENNEDLAYLDTLPEHVKLVEVTSNIWGTKFKIHGLAKTLPANLGQVTYKTSLLHLQPRQMKLVITELRDDFPTGPDPNFNPNIFSEDEEDQQHQQQLQQHQHHQQHTHQLQHHSQHHSNGTHGQSLGTSSRDSSGSGAISRKLLNESAPPIAPMSPRPNRFPSRPRRQQHQPSALAGCSSASGGLSRNGVPGLGPLARAESYEDDTDGAESSVVVVSDLHSAAARTPPRQSIGYSLVSRPSSASSNQSRVAISPLYCEGSVPTLQSPKNAVAPSDIIFDRPPAGQTTLMSYSSNNDYIGSLVQVKSALVSSDHHHGRGTVNTTMPLNLNLNLDRADTNRAMCTNGSSGKDTQLVNARCTPKKQNLKFIDEESTPSTSATVVVPNAIQAPSTTNVASSAAPPTAVDTNGLETPMSETIGGMHRTPTVASMMPFIPVASSGATSTRIPDSITRSCSVGYLDNMTIVPGEEALSMMRRDAPYKRLVLVDKKRQKKYKRNLDELRQATRLRVDAKSKSLDSCSDILQDVPNLNRDLINLFRQMPKVNELSENETEYSSSDQLIAGGKSCLKEVSGILARKGAPMKFGPGVSGQGGSKTPVLNRKERPKSCSICKQISPTVNSTEPICVKCRKGGVVQDMPADDCRKEPSVSVPSTTSSTDSQVIANGHDTVSAGKPPQAPPKAKRTTLGQYIRSACSNHYGDHSNGKDSNGAVTSSGKGGGFFDRKSSSTHQQQNLQQSQVASSECPAGIPDPSAAPAPSNSTPSRSVARIVTSFTDSPLFSRRNRQAKALESGADSSKPPSESSTPILLRWNANRHNKHGKADSVDSPKKHRRNGSCPGPSNEPSIDGGESSAGMASASSQTEDPRPSGSGHSGPTGLISRWRDMEDGGRQSTPPASPARLARSSPASPTPSKKSKRHQSASPIRHILNSPLLNRRQRKKQHTESSDDENGGGGSHNHSSPSNHTDDSSGSTSAKQYRDLETFQKAQLRQKLKRGKIEPNGVASSSQSPAPVRREFVMHNKAPMWNENSQVYQLDFGGRVTQESAKNFQIEFRGKQVMQFGRIDGNAYTLDFQYPFSALQAFAVALANVTQRLK